DNA from Lentibacillus amyloliquefaciens:
CACTGCTCGTCAATAATGCCGGAGTCTCCGGCGGCGGACCTGTTGATCAGCTCGATCAGAAAGACATGGAGCGGGTGATGAATGTGAATTACACATTGACCGTTTTATTAACGCAATTAGTTTATGAATCCATGAAAAAGCAAAAGAAAGGCGCGATAGTTAACGTCACATCATTGTCCGGATTGCGCGGCACCTATGGTGAAACGGCTTACGCGGGGTCAAAATTCGCAATGACTGCTTTCACCCATTCGTTTGCTTTAGAAGCGATTGAACATGGCGTGCGGGTGAACGCCGTCAGCCCCGGATTTGTCGATACAGAAATGGGAAGAAGTTCTGCCCAGAAAAAAGCTGACCGAAAAGGCCGCTCGCTCGAGGAAGTGATCAAGGATTCCATTCCATCCGGGCGCATGACCAGCCCAAGAGAAGTTGCTAATACGATTGCGTTTTTGCTGACAGATGCAGCGGAAAATATCGTAGGTGACTCTGTGAAAATATCGGGCGGCAGTGTCATGCGGTGAGACGAGAGAGGATTAATTTGTTATCCAGTACCTTGTCTGGAAAGCGAAAACCTGTGCCTGTATCTCAATTGATGGGCGGGAAAACTAAAACATGGGCGTGTGCACCCAAACATGGGCTCGTTGAACGTCAACTTGGGCGCGAGAAGCTAAACATGGGCGGGAAAATGAAAACATGAGCGAGAGCACACGAACATGAGCCGGAAAACGGAAACATGGGCGGGAACAAGCAAACTTCATCCGGAGTGGCGAAATCACCACCCCGAAGCAGCTTGCT
Protein-coding regions in this window:
- a CDS encoding SDR family NAD(P)-dependent oxidoreductase → MSIFATDALKEEHALITGATGGIGSETTKVLAEMGAAVTLTGRRKNKLEELAEEIRKATPGAQVYTHSADLVSEDERGQLVESAANAYGPISLLVNNAGVSGGGPVDQLDQKDMERVMNVNYTLTVLLTQLVYESMKKQKKGAIVNVTSLSGLRGTYGETAYAGSKFAMTAFTHSFALEAIEHGVRVNAVSPGFVDTEMGRSSAQKKADRKGRSLEEVIKDSIPSGRMTSPREVANTIAFLLTDAAENIVGDSVKISGGSVMR